The genomic DNA CAATCACCTGTCAAAAGCAATAAATGGATTCATGGGCAACTCATCTGAGATTGGTGATCTATCTCTTGATCCAGTAAGTTGCCAGTGATAGTTACAGGTCAAGTCCATGTTGAACTATGGTAATAGGATCCTAGTTACAGGAAATCACTGTTTTTACTTGTATGAAATAGCTATCACATGCACGTGCATATACTGAACCATTGGAACCTTGACACCAATTTTGTATGTCATTTAAATCTGATAATCTAAAAAATATAAAGCTTTTTAATAGTATTGGTGACGTGTTTAGGTACTGAGTAGGAGTCACCTCACTTAGGCTTTCCTGACGCTGCCTCATCTTTCTTTGAATAAAGCTTCTGGTACACTGCTGAAAAAACTCTATGAGGTTACTGATTCATTAGCTAGTCAGCATAAATACATTTTACCTTTACATGATACTTAACATAGGCAATAAAAGTCAGCAAATTTCTGACAGTATTTTCTCCTTTTGCACCGACTTTGATTTGTTGTGAGAAAATTTCTGTAGAGTTAACATGAAAAAACGTTTTATTCCAGCCGGACTGTAGGCATTATCTTTTAACTATGTTCATAGATTTAAGTTGGTGGTGCACAATAAAATCATTTAAGCCCATAATTTTCATAAGAAAAATAGCATTTAGAAAGTTCGTATTCATTATGAATATAGTTGTTGCTAAGTTTTCTTAAGAAGGGGAGGCCAAATGAGGTGTAAACATACCAAAGGAGACGAATCCTCCATTTGTTGTTAGATTTTGGAAAGATTCTCGTCTCAACTCAGGAGGAGGGATTGGCGACCAGGTACATCGTGGCGCTTTGGAGAATTCTGCTGAGTTGCTAACATCTACAAGCTCCTGCAGGTCAGTACCTCTGCTTTAAGagtaatcaaatattttttgagaTAGTTTATCAGTTTGATGAATGATGAGTCATCTCTAATACTTACCTGAAAGAATGATGTTGCTAGAACAACATCTGAATCATCTTTGAAGCGCATGGGATATATCACAGTGACCTTTTCTGGCTGCATCACAAATATTACATTATTGCTTCATATTCTCACTAGTTTCGCATTTATTGGATTGCATATCATTTATCTTTGTTATCATGTCAACTTTCTTTGCTGGATCCAATATAAAGTTGATTTAGGGGTTTCATACTGATACAGATAATACAGTATATTCTAAATTTATGATTCCAGGAAGAGAAACATTGTTATAAAGCATtagaatttgaaaagaaaaaaaaaagtcaaaaaattAGAAGATAGTTATTTGGACCATCTTGTGAACAAACACAAAATATTGATCCACAACTTAGAGAAACAAACAATTTTGCTAGGGAGTTCTATTATATAATAGTACTATTCTTCAGTTACCATTTTGATGACAAAGAAAGGCTCTCTGGGCTGATAAACAATTTTAACTGGTCTGCAGATCCCACTGCCCACGTCCTTCAGTTTGAGGCTACACAACATATCTTTCAGTTGCAAACTCAGTATGACTGATTGTATTGAGGAAATCTCAGTGATAGTCATCATACGAGCTTCTGAAAGAGATTGGAGGTTAGCATATTTTTTCAAGTAGAATCTAGCTACTTCACACAATAGTTAAGTAATCAACACAGTTATATATATCTTTGCAAAACAATAGCGTACTAACAAAGGGGTCTGTATCTAAGAAGATGTGAGCATTCATGGCAGATGACATGGATTTATGATAGCATTaacttgactgataaattaccaTAATGTTTCTGGCATTATTATTATTCTTTGTTTGTTCTAAGTATATGAAAATTCCACACCTTTTCTTTTTGGGAATTGTGAGAAATTTATTCTCAGAGTAATCATGAAACCTTGCTTTGGAGGCTCTACTAGTTCTGCAGCACCAAGATATAAATTTCTGATGTCTTGAATGGTACAATTTGGTAGACAATCTGAAGCAGTTTCAAGATATATTGGTGGCATCCATATCGACAGGTTAACAATTTGAGGACTTGATTCTGATGCCTGCCCATAGGTACTGAATTTATCAAAAAGAACCTGAATGGTGCAACTTACTGCCAAAGGTTTCAATTTTCTTTAGCTATTAAATGCTAATTATTTGGTTTAGTCTTAAACTAAATTATGCCCGTTTGGTGTTGCGGGTTGGATGACATGTGTTTATTTCTTATCAAATGTTTTTATACATCGTTGatccaaaaaaaatattaaagactAGTGTGATAAATCATGCTGTGAAAAGGAAACCTGTGTTTTATCGAGATAATATGATACAATTGCTGTCAACACTTTTACCTGGATGTTGTAGCGAACAGACCCATACTCATATAGGTTGTGATCAAAATTTGTTGGTATTTCAGCCCTACAAAAGAGAAGAGGACGTTGAGAAATTGAAACTAAGTTAATGAGTGTTTTCATGGGTGAAGAGATGCTCCATAGATTTGGAATTCATAAAACAAATCTACGAGTTTAGGTATTGCATACCTCTGTAACTTGTTCAGAATTTCCACCACTGCGGGTGATGCCTTGCCGAATAATGCCATCCTGTTTTATCTCGGTCTTAAAGTTTTCTAGTgactataacataaatatccaTTGGTTAGTGGTTTATTGCTTGCTATGCAAGTCTTCATTTGAAGAGTAAACTGATGAGGAAACAAGTGAGAGAGACTTCTTTACAAATATGAATGATGTATTCTTTGTCTATAGTATTTTTTTTCTATCATTCCTTGCTTTGATTAAAAAGCACTCTACAATGATATGTATGTCCTCTAAGCATGTAATGTGATTCATGATGCTCATTTGTAAAATTTAACAGGACTGAGAAAGGCACCCTTCAACTATGCCACCAAGAGTTAACTGTTGTGGTTGGTGAAATAATGAAGCCAGTTCTAGGCACAATGTATGCTGCAGATGTGGATTAGCAAGGAGGTTTGTGCATTGTAACTATGCACCTGTTTCCTGTTGAATTGATGGTTGATTGATAGATTACTTGAGAACTTCCAAGGAAAAAATAGGAACTTGAGAGAACAGTTGTGATGGTCATCAGTCCTTTGTTATAGCAACTTTAGGAGTATTTGGGAGAGTTTTTACTTATTTAAAAGTGATTCTTATAGAGATTATTTTGAAGTTAGTGAGAAGCTAAAGTATGGAGTGTTTGGAAATATAAGTCAATAGCTAATACAAGGTAAAGTTGGAGTGTTTGATGAAAAATTGCTTCCAagattaatttttagttaaatgaCAACAATATCCTTAAACTATATAAATTAACcttttttaattatctaaatataattttgatacactatttgtttatataattgttattatattttaaagatggtgtcaaaattatttttataatgaaaaaaatatataaatttaataaaaataaaaataaaaatataaaaaatgacaaaatttatataaatacacaaaatatgtataaaaaaattctagaaatacaaattatataataatataaaatattatttaaaaaataaatattgcaGAAGTGTGGTAACAATTAtataaaatgaaatttattaaGGTAAAAAATGTGGTGGCaactatataaaataataaatttattaatgacATAAATGTCAACTTTTAATTTTagaccataaataaaaaaaatagaaacaagaaaaaacatcaaattctttttccagcTTTTGAGTAAAAGTTagagaagctgaaacagaagttaATATTCACAAACACAAAAAAATACTTCCGTgtaattaaaatctaaaaaacaCTTAATAGAAGTTCTACCAAACACTCTCTTAGTCTTCTTCAACTTATACTATCAAATTGTGCTTGTAAATATCCTTATATTGAGTatgttttcttctatttttttgttttttttttgtctctctCTTACTTCTCGAGATAAGGTTACACAGCAAAAATTATATGAATTACCTGCAGTTTCCTTGGCTGGTGGCATGGACCTGCCAATCCAACATGACCATGTCTGGCAAGAACAATCCCCACGCCATCTCTAAATCCCACCAAAACCTTTCCATGCCAACTTACAAAGCTTTTGAGAATGAAACGCTTTAGGAGAATAAAGGTACTGCAAAAACATGCTTATGCACCATCTAAAGTTCATGCACTGTTTGCTAAAAGAATACTCAGTTCAAGTGTTAGTTgtttgtatgtctcttatttttagaatttcttctttttcttatttttagattttttttttcttataaagtTGTCAGTtgtgtgaaaaaaaaaattatctttccATTTGCAATCGTTAACAAAAACATGGGAAACAAATTGAACTCAGATTAATTTTCAGAAGACTAGCCCCACTGAAGCACTCAGcagaaatcaaaatttattttgttataTTATTTTTAGTTTACCTGACAAAGTTGTGTCAGAGTAAAATAAGGCTTAATTTCATATCTGACATCAACTCTGAAAGGCTGGTACAAGTGCTAGATTTAACTCACTGAAGTAAGATGATGATGCCTTTTGTACAGAAAAAAGAGtgctttcttttaaatcattttcacTGCTCTGCCGCTTGTCTCTTTCTCAGAGTtttttttaccatgatgtttagGGTCCTGCTCCTCATACTTCCAAGTCCAAGCCCAAACATAATACAAACTGAAAGTCTCTCAAAGCCAAACAAGATGATAAAGAAAAGGCATTGTAAATTTTCATTTTGTCTTCTCATAGCTTCTAAATTGTTTCAAGTACACAAAATCTTAGAACTTTAGTCATTAACATTGTGAATGAGCACTGGGAAATGGCGGAACTCTATCCATTTCTACATCAAAATTCATGCTCACCAACAGCTACTCATCAGAACCTTTTCAGTTTTTGCCTGCCATTGAAATATGTCATCTGTACACAGGTGATATTTTTCTGAGTGACATTTGAAACAATGCAAACATAGTGCCAAAGAGGAGCAATATGTTCTCCATATTCTTGACATGGCAGTGACTAATGAGAGCTATTCTGGACCATTAAAATTCATTGCATGTACTTGTACTACCATAACTAGGTCTGGTGCATCCCTGTTCAACTCCAAAGGACAGACAAAAAAAAAGGGTCACATTAGGTCTTTCAAGCCATGAACTACAAATATAGGTAATTGAATCCAGTGATCACATGGAATTGATCTGTTAGGAGTTACAATACAGCTTCAACATGTTTTCTCCTTCTCAGTCTAAGTGATTCTTATCAGCTCTAACCATTGATCCTACATCACTAGACTAGACTGAAACAACTAGACTTACATTAGCGGATTTTTACAACACAAAGAATATGAGGTGATGATGGACGGTTCTCGCCCTCAGAATCCTCAGCGAGATAAGTTGGATGAAACAGAGGAGAGTGAAAGATTTTCTAGGAATCCAGTTTTTCCCATTCGAACCGGCCTGGTAGCGGGCATTCGTTTACAGGATCAAAGTTGTACCTGTAACAAGGTACATGCATTAGGATAAGATAAATGCATAAAAAAGTTTCAGGGTTTAAAGACATGGCTGTGGAATTCATCAAGATATACTACTTTGTGAGTTGCTACTAAAGTGCAAGTAAATCATGAAATGCTTACTTTTCGATAAATTGTTCTTGCTGAAGTTTCTCTATCCCGGCAAAAAACTCTTCCATTTCCTGATTCGAAGGGATGTACTGGCTGAAAGCATTTTGTTTTCTCTGCTTACTGACAATTGAATATGTGGATTTTGTTGTAGAACCCCGAGTGCCTATTGTCTCAACGTCCCTCACCTCCCTGATAATGCAGTAACCAGAAAATGGCATCAGAACCACACCAAGTTAGAATTAGAGTCGAGCAATGCATGTAAACATGAATGATCAAAGATTAGCAAACATTGACAAACATGAAGTAAGCTAGAAAAAACACTAGTGGCTGATGATATCTACAAGGTCACAAAAGAACACTAAAGGTGCAACATGAAGTCATGAACCCACCTAGAACACCCAACATAATGGCATCATCCTGACAAAGGATACAGTCAAGTTAATAATAGTACTCAACA from Zingiber officinale cultivar Zhangliang chromosome 4A, Zo_v1.1, whole genome shotgun sequence includes the following:
- the LOC121971028 gene encoding actin-related protein 2/3 complex subunit 2B-like; its protein translation is MALFGKASPAVVEILNKLQRAEIPTNFDHNLYEYGSVRYNIQASESSPQIVNLSIWMPPIYLETASDCLPNCTIQDIRNLYLGAAELVEPPKQGFMITLRINFSQFPKRKEARMMTITEISSIQSVILSLQLKDMLCSLKLKDVGSGICRPVKIVYQPREPFFVIKMPEKVTVIYPMRFKDDSDVVLATSFFQELVDVSNSAEFSKAPRCTWSPIPPPELRRESFQNLTTNGGFVSFEIFSQQIKVGAKGENTVRNLLTFIAYVKYHVKCTRSFIQRKMRQRQESLSEIIRNARIGGYEDNKKDQGLKHAKKWKNFSKSTIFKGRYGMITNQIKKFNSGIRIKLLLRLRRQWLKIPLLRKHRKSDSSSSISHVH